In Fusobacteriaceae bacterium, the sequence AAAATTTGATTCCAGAAATAAGAACATGCCGCATGCATCTGATGAGTCAAACGCTGATGGTTCAAATTGTACAGTTGAAAAAACTCTAAGCAATGAGCCACGCAAGAACAAAATCTTCACCCCTAAAATTGGTGACAGTATTCAATTTGGCTCCTATGATTGGCGAGTTCTTGATGTGAAAAATGGAAAAGCATTACTGATTGCCCAGGATATTACTCATGTCAATATGCCCTATAACGAAGAATGGGTAGACGTGACCTGGGAAACATGTACGTTACGCAAATGGTTGAATGAAGAGTTCTTTTACTCATTCAGTGCAGAGGAACAAAGGCAGATAGTACCGACAGCCAATATCAATGAAAACAATCAGTGGTATGGTATTAATGGCGGGAGAAATACGCAAGACAGGATATTCCTGCTTTCTATTTCTGAAGTGGTTAAGTATTTAGGTGATAGCGGCGATTTGAAAAATAGAAAGGGATGGTACTGGGAAGGTGACAAATGGATATTAAAAGATAGCAAGGGCTATGCTATTAATGACCAATTTAATCAGAAAAGAATTACAAAATACAATGGTTCAGTAGCTTGGTGGTGGCTCCGGTCGCCGGGCTACGTTAGTAATCATGCTGCTATCGTCGACTATGACGGGCGTGTCAACATGGATGGCGGCGGTGTCATCGGTGCTAGTGACGACGGCGGTGTTCGTCCCGCTCTTTGGCTGAGCTTGGATTCCGATGAGGAAAACACGGAATTGACCACTGCCATAGATGGAAATCTAAATAATGACTTTTCTCAAAACGACATTTCAATGCCGAGTATTGGGGACAACTTCCATTTTGGCGCCTACGACTGGGTGGTTCTCGATGTAAAAAATGAGAAAGCTTTACTGATTGCCCAGGACGTTACTCATGTCAATATGCCATATAATACAGATTGGGATGTCACCTGGGAGACGTGTACGCTTCGTCGATGGCTCAACAATGATTTTTATCATTCTTTCTCCAAGACTGAACAGTCGCGGATTGCGTTGACAAACATTAAAAATGTTGACAACCAATGGTTCGGAACTAACGGCGGAAACAATACGCAAGATAAGGTATTCCTTCTGTCGATTGCTGAAGTAGTTCAGTACTTTGGCGATAGTGGACAACTGAAGAATAAAAGTCTGAATAGTGATTATTATATTAGTGATCAATTTAATCAGAAAAGAATTGCAAAATACAATGGTTCAGAAGCTTGGTGGTGGCTCCGGTCGCCGGGCCTCAATAGTACTTCTGCTGCTTTCGTCGACAATGACGGGGATGTCAACATGAATGGCAGCCGTGTCCGCAATGATAGTGGCAGCGGCGGTGTCCGTCCCGCTCTTTGGCTGAATCTCTAATCTGTACTCTTTTAATCTTTAATCATCTTTGTGCGCCGAAGGCGCATGAATCTTGTCGCGAAGCGACGCAATCGCCGCCG encodes:
- a CDS encoding DUF6273 domain-containing protein, which produces MNNDILKKFDSRNKNMPHASDESNADGSNCTVEKTLSNEPRKNKIFTPKIGDSIQFGSYDWRVLDVKNGKALLIAQDITHVNMPYNEEWVDVTWETCTLRKWLNEEFFYSFSAEEQRQIVPTANINENNQWYGINGGRNTQDRIFLLSISEVVKYLGDSGDLKNRKGWYWEGDKWILKDSKGYAINDQFNQKRITKYNGSVAWWWLRSPGYVSNHAAIVDYDGRVNMDGGGVIGASDDGGVRPALWLSLDSDEENTELTTAIDGNLNNDFSQNDISMPSIGDNFHFGAYDWVVLDVKNEKALLIAQDVTHVNMPYNTDWDVTWETCTLRRWLNNDFYHSFSKTEQSRIALTNIKNVDNQWFGTNGGNNTQDKVFLLSIAEVVQYFGDSGQLKNKSLNSDYYISDQFNQKRIAKYNGSEAWWWLRSPGLNSTSAAFVDNDGDVNMNGSRVRNDSGSGGVRPALWLNL